A window of the Helianthus annuus cultivar XRQ/B chromosome 4, HanXRQr2.0-SUNRISE, whole genome shotgun sequence genome harbors these coding sequences:
- the LOC118491620 gene encoding replication factor C subunit 3-like: MKSPHVSPEPLPFLPDRVSNITEKSSSCSTGSLKTGSWPGKVGHWVHKKKNSSLTKENLDEFNKYGTSPYYKGLLFQEKVLGTSSEAENNTTPTPMPHDFQNMSSPYYKGLLYTEKAPGTGIGTGTGTTHESESTTTSVAAAMTHDFHNFSAPSPYYKGLLNQATSPDRESVATTTVSSGSRMSFYVKIPEFGCFKFKAKDEKPPTMVKVYSTESSNDQESLRERGSEPTSPQFSPPVQPPLPPPVLSVSPTKKVAVTAKDDDAIESKDGMKYIWADRYRPLTLKDFICNKDKAIELQKTIKDDECRHFIFEGQAGVGKRTMIWALLRDVYGADKVQARDECKTFNLKGEEVSSIIVNVKESSQHVEVNLSELKGFEKHVIVELIKEANMLTDKARCNKDNCRAIILHEADKLSTDALLYIRWVIERYRGCHKVFFCCQDASKLQHLQNICTLIKFLPPSNKEIVEVLELIARKEKIELPRQLAERIAINSKNNLRQAIRSFEASWHHNSLLEEDPIILTGWEDDIAYIAKSIVEKQNPKQLYLIRQKLQNLIDHSVPPEFIFETLEVELKKNVDESLHYQIEKTHKDYSDKGTKNYSNDERKKLIQQFMNIEEFIAKFMSCYKNHLAKKTLDITETTINS, encoded by the exons ATGAAGAGCCCTCATGTCTCCCCCGAACCTCTCCCGTTCCTCCCAGACCGTGTGTCGAACATAACGGAAAAGTCATCATCTTGTTCCACTGGCTCCCTGAAAACCGGTAGTTGGCCTGGAAAAGTTGGTCATTGGGTGCACAAAAAAAAGAACTCTAGTTTAACTAAAGAAAACCTTGATGAGTTCAACAAATACGGAACAAGTCCATATTACAAAGGGCTCCTCTTTCAGGAAAAAGTTCTGGGTACAAGTTCGGAAGCAGAGAATAATACAACTCCAACTCCTATGCCACATGACTTCCAGAACATGAGCAGTCCTTACTACAAAGGGCTCCTCTACACTGAGAAGGCTCCGGGTACGGGTATAGGTACAGGTACGGGTACAACTCATGAATCAGAGAGTACTACTACTTCTGTTGCTGCTGCTATGACACATGACTTCCATAACTTTAGCGCTCCGAGTCCTTACTACAAAGGGCTACTGAACCAAGCTACAAGCCCGGACCGCGAAAGTGTAGCCACTACGACTGTCAGCTCGGGGTCAAGAATGAGTTTTTATGTTAAAATTCCAGAATTTGGGTGTTTTAAGTTTAAGGCAAAAGATGAGAAACCTCCAACAATGGTAAAGGTTTACTCTACCGAAAGTTCGAATGATCAGGAGTCCTTGAGGGAGAGAGGATCAGAGCCAACATCACCACAGTTTTCGCCACCAGTACAACCACCGCTGCCACCGCCAGTGTTATCAGTGTCGCCCACTAAAAAGGTAGCTGTAACCGCCAAAGATGATGATGCTATTGAATCAAAGGACGGAATGAAGTACATTTGGGCGGATAGATACCGACCCCTCACTCTTAAGGATTTCATATGCAACAAAGACAAAGCAATTGAGCTGCAAAAAACG ATAAAAGATGACGAATGCCGTCACTTCATATTTGAAGGACAAGCAGGTGTGGGAAAGCGGACAATGATTTGGGCTTTGCTTCGTGATGTATATGGAGCAGACAAGGTTCAG GCAAGAGACGAGTGCAAGACATTTAACTTGAAG GGGGAAGAAGTAAGCAGTATCATAGTTAATGTGAAGGAGTCGTCTCAACATGTAGAAGTTAATCTATCTGAGTTAAAAGGATTCGAGAAGCATGTCATAGTTGAACTTATTAAAGAAGCAAATATGTTAACCGACAAAGCACGATGCAACAAAGATAATTGTAGAG CCATCATTCTCCATGAAGCAGACAAACTATCCACAGATGCATTGCTTTACATACGATGGGTTATTGAGCGGTATAGAGGATGTCATAAAGTGTTCTTTTGTTGCCAAGATGCTTCAAAGTTACAACACCTTCAAAACATCTGCACACTGATCAAATTTCTTCCGCCTTCTAATAAAGAG ATTGTTGAAGTCCTGGAACTCATAGCAAGGAAAGAGAAAATAGAATTGCCAAGGCAATTAGCAGAAAGAATAGCTATCAATTCCAAGAATAACCTGCGACAAGCCATTCGGTCCTTCGAAGCTAGCTGGCATCATAA CTCGCTTCTGGAAGAAGATCCGATAATCTTGACTGGTTGGGAAGATGATATTGCATACATTGCCAAAAGTATAGTAGAAAAGCAGAACCCCAAACA GCTATATCTTATTCGTCAAAAACTTCAAAATCTCATCGACCACAGTGTACCACCTGAGTTTATATTTGAA ACTCTAGAAGTTGaattgaagaagaatgttgaCGAGTCATTGCATTACCAGATTGAAAAGACGCATAAGGACTATAGT GATAAGGGTACTAAAAACTATTCCAATGATGAAAGAAAAAAGCTTATCCAACAATTCATGAATATCGAAG AATTCATAGCGAAATTTATGAGCTGCTACAAAAATCATCTTGCTAAGAAGACACTGGACATAACGGAAACAACAATAAACAGCTAG